tggagtgtgaactcagatcctctgcactgcccctggcttctttttgctcaaggctagcactctaccacttgagccacagcgccacttccagccttttctgtttatgtggtgctgaggaatcgagcccaaggcttcaagcatgctaggcaagcactctgctactaagccacattcccagccctctgcataTTCTTAATTAAGCCTCACATCAGACCCTGAACCAACAGGCAGAGACTGTGGCTTGTCATGTAGGCATGTCAGCTGCTTCAAGTAAAGCCATTGCTCCTAATGACTCCAATACAATGTTCCATGTGCCAAGTGCCAGGAACCAGAGAGCAGCTAATAGCTGCCAAACTCATCAGGACACCTTCCTGACCAGCCCTGGAGATCTTTCTTCCAAACCAGTCCAACCGCTGCTATCCCTCTCTCCCTACACATTCACAgtggctccccgcccccccccgcccccaacgcTGCCGCAAACCCAGCACAATGACAGCCAATGCTTCCCTCTGCcgccctccacccaccccacccctctcatGGCTCCTATCTCACCACAGATAGTAGAGGCTTTGTAGGATTAAACTCCTTGGCATTGGGGTTCAACGTTGATTTCTTTACTTGTCTACAAGAGAAAATATAATCAGTTTCATGGCCTGCACCTCACCCCCTAGCGCACCAGCAGCCCCCATGGTACTCACTCAGCGACAGGGCCCTCATCCTTGTCATCTCCCTTTATAAGGCCCACTGGGGGGCTGCCAGTCTGGCTCGGGCAAGGTGGTGGAGGCTGCTCCGAACCCTCAGCGCCTCCTGCTGATGCCAGAGGTGGTTTGTCTTCTTTATCGGATACGGACTCCGTCTTTGAGGAGACTGGAGACCCCATGGACTCTGAGGTTAATAAACCATcaacctccttctcctttcctttggcCTCCTCCTTTAGGATCCGGGGGGAAAAAGGATCCAGGCTGGTCTCAGGGGAGCTGGGGGGCTGAAGCTGGAAGGAGGACACATACAGTGAGCACTGTCCAGGTGACCTCAGGTCCTGCCTCCTCCAGGTCCTCCTAGCTTGAGGCTCTTCTTTTCCACCCACTGGGCACTTTGCTGTGGCTACAGTTCCACCCACACCACTGCATGCTGTCAAATCCAGCTCCTTCGCACCCTGCTCACCTTGAACTGGGCCCCAAACTTTCTTAGTTCTTCCAATTGAAATCGTTTCTGTTCATTTTGAAGGCCAGAGACtaagtgaaaaagagaaaaataatcaatCACAGCCAGGCTTTGGTGGTCAAGAGGCTAagacatgaggatcatggtttgaaaccagcctggacaagaaagtctgtgagacgtttatctccaattaaccaccaaaaaccaggagtagagctatggctcaaagtggtagagtgctagcttttagcagAGAAGTTCATGGACAGCATCCaaccccttagttcaagccccgtgaacaacaacaacaaaatagaacaCACATCCTTTTCAAAGGTGACTACACAGGACTAATACAGAGGACAAGAAACCAAGGAAAAACACAAGAGCTCTTGAGAATTTCAACAGGAATTAGGGTCAAAGGGCCAATGGAAACTGCTTCCTATTCCCAACAAACTTCTAACGGAAATGCTCTCTCAAACAAAGAAGCATTAGACCCCACCATGGTAAACCATTCTTACCTTTCCCAGCTATCCGGGCCAGGTCCTGGGGTTCCAGGGTCCTGCCAGGCTCCTTGGCTGGGACTTCTTTCACTGAGGAAAGAGACATGCCTGAAGGTTCTCCTATTCCAAACCACACTGCTAACTGTCCATAGCCCTCAACGGTCAGGCTCTTACCATCTGTGGGGGTCAGTGAGATCTTTGGAGAAGCTGGGGTAATAGAGCCTGCTCCAGGATCCACAACAGATGTGACAGGGATGGAGGCTGCAGAAGTTGCTACTGCCGAGCCAAGAGGAGGCTCAGGACACGGAGTTGAGATTGGGGCAGGGACAGCAGACTTGGGAGAGCGTGGGGGGTACATCCGTCCcactggaagaaaagggagagctGTTCCATGGTTACCGCTGGTCAATAAGCAGCGAATACAGGGCACTTACTTAAAGCTTACACATTTTTTGTACTCAGGATCACAAACTCAAAAGTCTACAAAGCCAAGACAGATAGTATAAGGAGAAGGAGGTAAATGGTCTCAATGTGCACCAAAAAGACCAGAATGCTTATAAGAACAGTCATGATTTGGTCCTAGGCAACTAGAGGTATGCAATTAACACAGGATCAGTTTTGGCGGAACTTTCTGCACTTCAAAAGAAACTGGAAATTTTCTATGATTTCCCTTTTAATAAACTGGCAACAAATTAAAATCTAAACAAAATACATCTGACAGTCAGATATAATCCATGAATTGCCAGGTTGAAATTGCTATActagggaaatggaaaaattctTTTCCCAACAGGACAAATTCAACCTTTCCCCACTCTAGCATCTATCTTTAACCTGTCTCCCATTCCATCACTCATTCCACCTGACTTGTCTCTGTATACGTTCACACCCATTTCTTCACCCAGCACGATGAAGCTTTTACCTGCAGCAGGAGGTGGAACGGAAGCTTCTCCGGAAGGCCTGCTGTTAGGTGAAGACAGAGTCTTACCACCTCTCAGAGGCCGCTGTGCCTTGGGAGACATGCGGGAAGGGccttggggaggaaaaaaaggtaaaaaaaatgagCACCTGCTGTTACATCACCACTAACACATCCAATCTCCTCCTAACCCACCTACTTTTTATACTTCCCACCTTCCTGTTGTCCCCTTTTTTGCCAAGTGTGCTTCATAACTCACCTCCATTGATCCCACGAGTCTCAGACCCTGGGCCAGGGCTGCTGTTGTCGAGGTGGTGAGGACCACGGGGTGGCAATGAGCTAAGGCCAGGCCTCCCGCCTCGAGAACTGCTACACCGAACTCCTCCCCGGGGACCTTCCCGAACTCTCTGCGGCAAAGGGATATACTTCCCCTCCCTGAAGAAAGATTCAAGTCAAGGACAAAATGCACATTTTTTGGCATTATggagtcctagcaactcagacaCAATCAACCAATGTTCCCCAATTTCACCAATCCTAGTGGATGAGAAAAGCAAGATCAGGCTATAGTTAAGTGCTGAGCCAGGCACTGAacacctcatgcctataatcctagttattcaggaggctgagacctgaggaacagatctcaaagtcagcccaggcaaatacaaataatacaaatatGGATGAATACAAATACTATAACCAAattccttaaaaattttttttcttgggctgggaatatggcctagtggcaagagtgcttgcctcctacacatgaagctcttggttcgattccccagcacaacatatatggaaaatggccagaaggggtgctgtggctcaggtggcagagtgctagccttgagcgggaagaagccagggacagtgctcaggccctgagtccaaggcccaggattggcaaaaaaaaaaaaaattaaaaattaaaaaaaaattttttttttcttcatgccaAATGTTGATGGCTCATGGCCATAACTGGTGAGAACTGAGGACCAAGGCTCCAAGCAAGCCCAGGTAAGAAGTatatgagcttcttatctccaattaaccaccaaaaagccagaagtggagctgtggctcaaagctgtaaGCTGTAGAGcacttgagatcaagccccagtcccagaaaggaaaaaaaaaaaaaaaaaaaaaaagcagaaattcaACTGTCACAGCCAAGAGGTTTAAATAaacatgaataaattaaaaaatgaattcaaatatGGTATAATATCCTGGATAGTATCCTAGAACGGAAGAAGAATCTGAGATTCAAAAATAAGAATGTAATAAACTTCAGACTTTAGTTAATAACAATATATCAATATTGGTTCATTAATTGTCGTAAGTAAAATGTTAATAAGGGAAACTGAATCTAGTATACATGGGGAATTCATACCTATAAACTTAAACAggttattaagaaaaataaaaaagcagtaatgggttatcttaaaaaaaaaaaaaagctgtagcgcactaatcttgagcacaagcACTCAgacaagtgcccaggctcttagttcaagccccaaaagcaGCACCACCCCctcccttttttgccagtccagggcttgaactcagggcctgggtactgtccctgggcttctttggttcaaggctagtagtctaccatttgagccacagcaccacttctggccttttctgtttatgtggtactgaggaatcaatcccagggcttcatgcatgctaggcaagcactctaccactaagccacattcccagccttccaacTTTTTAATCTAAACTTAAATATGCTTAACCTTATGGAAAATTACTTACTCTTGCTACATTTCAGTCTCCCCAATCTACAAGTTGGAAATAGCTACGTATTAACCTACCTCTTACAAAGCAGCAAAGATTAACATAAAAACAGGCTAGCCAAGGCCTTGAACCCCACTGTGAGACTCAAACAGCTCCAGATGCCCAATGAGTTACCTGGATGCCAGGCTGGGGCTCTCTCGCCCTGACCCTTGCCTTTGGACTGCACTATGCTTCTCCTCCTCTGTGCGCCCGTCCTCATTTTCCATAGCAATCCGTAGGCGGTACTGGGGACTTGACTCGATCTCTCGAGCCAGCTGGGCTGCACGCAGCTCCCGCTGACGGAACTCTTCTGAGTTGTCTTTTTCTAAGGGTACCCTGAAAAAATACCCACATACTATGTTATAACATCAGCATTTGTAACAAGCCTACAGCATCAGTGTGTAATGTCTtccatcattttttcttcttttctagtgCTAGGGTCCAAACTCAAGAGCCTCACACGTTAGACAAGTACTCTGGCCTAGCCCAGTTagcatattcatatatttattcatatatgtgCTCCTGGGTATGAACTGAGGAGGTCTTATGCTTGCTATGTAGgccctctacttgagccacacccccagtctaGCCAACATTTAATACTACTACTAGGTCCCAAGGTAAAACACTAAGACATATATGAATGTAAAGTTTACAATGCTTAAATTTTAGAAAGAAGATATAGGTGAATAGTTAGAAAAGAAGTCACTATTCACAGTGTGGCCTAACCAGAAAAACTTAATTTATATTCTTTATAtaaaaattcagggctggggatatggcctagtggcaagagtgcctgcctcatatacatgaggccctgggttcgattccccagcaccacatatacagaaaatggccagaagtggcactgtggctcaagtggcagagtactagccttgagcaaaaagaagccagggacagtgctcagaccctgagtccaagccccaggactggcaaaaaaataaataaataaaatttaaaaaaaaatcaacatcagTATCACCCCAtcctggagtaaaaaaaaaaatctttgaggaAATAGGTCACAAGGCAGACCAGGAGTGAGGAGAAAGTTCCTTGTATACCTATAAAAGAATGCACAAGAACTATGTTCTACTTAGCAATCTACCTTCTGCTGGTGAGTACACTGCTCCACTGCCCCACTGAGGAGTGCAAGACACTCACGTGTAAGAGGAGAGACTGCTGTCGTAAGTGGTCTTCACGCCATAGTTCTCCTCATTGAACTTGAACATTTCGTTGGGGTCCCATCCATTGGACTAAAGGGTTAAAGGGAGAATGTTTAAAACCCAGCAAGGGAAAGAATAATTGATAAGCCATTTTCCTTCACATTAAAAACTTAAATGCGAACCACACCCAGAGCAGTATCAAGACATTCATTCTAGGTGTAAGCCCCCAAGAAAGTCTAACACATTTGCACAAATACATATGGCTCTAAAACCAATACAGCACTACTTGTTAAATTTTGTTTACCTATTTAcatatttagttttagttttttttttttttttttgccagtcctgggccttggactcagggcctgagcactgtccctggcttcttcccgctcaaggctagcactctgccacttgagccacagcaccacttctggccgttttctgtatatgtggtgctggggaatcgaacctagggcctcgtgtatcggaggcaggcactcttgccactaggccatatccccagcccacacataTTTAGTTTTTGACTGAGCGTTCTGCTTTTAAACTACTCAGGGCGGGCTGGAATTCTACATAACCAAAGCTGCCCCCTGCCTTTGCCTTCCAAATACTgaaattacaagtgtgtaccactaagccgggtgctagtggctcatatttgtaatcctagctatataggaAGCTAAGATATGAtgagtgtggttcaaagtcagcctgagcaaaagagtccATGGGACTCTAAGAGGCTTCagaactgcacccaggccctgagtttaagccccaggactggcaaaaaaaaaaaaataacaaaaaaccccaaaacaacaacaaaagggctggggatatggcctagtggcaagagtgcctgcctcatatacatgaggccctgggtttgattccccagcaccacatatgcagaaaatggccagaagtggcgctgtggctcaagtggcagagtgctagccttgagcagaaggaggccagggatggtgctcaggccctgagtccaagccccaggaatggccaaaaaaaaaaaacaacccacaagtaTGCACCCACTACACTTGGCTTGTGAGACTTCTTTAAATGCCAAAATAATGGTAACGAAACACATCATAAGGGCAAAGAACAAAAATAGTTTTTTGATTATTCATAATTAAGAGAAACAAACTAGATCCGTGTATAGCACGAAAAGTTCGACAAGGTGAGAAAAGTAAATTGTTCTGCAAACTGATACTAAAATATATGTCAAAGATGTTGCTTTTAGGAAAGGAAATGggcctaattttattttttgctagttctggggcttgaactcagggcctgagcactatccctggcttcttttttgctcaaggctagcactctactccttgagccacagcaccacttctggctttttctatttatgtggtgctgaggaatcaaacccagggcttcatgcatgtgaggcaagcaccctaccactaggacacattcccagccccgaaatggGTCTAAACAGTGGTGTTTTTTTAAACCTACTGTTACACTGATAGAAAAGAGTCACAAAGCAAACATTAACTGCCAATCATGTACAGATACATTTGTTAGCTATTTTCTGAACTTTTGTATTTGCTATTTGAGAACCATCAACAATAGGCAACAGCATTTCCGCCCCCCCCTTTCTAATAATCAACACCTGATTCAAAGAATGAATCTGTCAACAACCCCCAATCTGGCTGCCCCATTACTCAGAGAAGGAGACTATACCATGTCAGACTCGAGATCATAGTCATCGCTGTTGCTGTCACCACCCTCCCAGCGCTGAAGCACCTTCTCTTTGTGCTCACCGTTCACCTTCGAGTTCATGGCAATGGCTGAGTCAGTGAACTTGTCTGTAGGGCAGAATGGATAATCAGAAGTCAGGTGGTAACTGACAGCTTTCCTGCCTCTCAGCCTCACTCCCATACCCCCAATAAGTAGTTTAGAAACAAAGACAAGCTTAAAAAACCCatattcagccaggcactggaggatcacccctataatcctagacactcaggaggctaagatctgaggattgcagttcaaagactgcCCAAGCAGGAACATCCataagacacttatttccaataagccactagaaaaccaaagtggagctgtggttcaaagtggtagaacactagccttgagcagaaaagctcaaggatagtgcacaggccctgagttcaagctccatgactgataaaaaaaaaaaaaaaaacagacccaGAATATTGTATACTATATGTTGAGAGAAGGAAACATCAGACAAAACACTGATTTTAATGGTTCAAAGCAACAACTGAATTGTAAACTAACAAGGAACAACCATGAAGAACCACAACAGAGGCCGGAACCCACCTCCCTACATATCAGACATCAAAACACATTtagaagaaaatttcagccatctttttcaggaaaaaagctggtaaaaaaaatcaagtcaacaTGTTCCAGCTGCAAACAAACTTCCCTCTACTCACATAGAGTGGATCtgacacaacagcacagcacaatacCTTTAGTAGCATAATTGAAGTCAACATTTCGGAAGTGGACAAGCATGACATCACTTGGCTTAAACACCATGGTGTCTACAATGTCTTCTCGACGAGGGCCACCCGCTGGCTCAGATGCTTTCCGGTGCACAGCATCTACTGCCAGctcaaactacaaaagcaacattGCCCAACAAGCACAGgtcaatattaagaaatataagTGCAAAACTATGACCATTCCCCTCTTACCCTTTCTAAATCTTTCCCAATAGTACATTGTCACGTGCCCAGCCTGCTCTACAAAACCacaggacttagaaaaaataaatctcaaactTAAATTTTAACTAAAAATGTTAAGGTCCACAAGAATGGTAAATAGTATTGTCTGAGTCTTCAACACATCCTtgacttccctctcccccttccatgCAATTCCAAAAATAAGCCAATTTGACTAAACTGACCTTTGAGCTCAGAGTCTTGAAAATGCCTTCATAGGTAGTGCCATTCTTCACCTTTACATCACAAGTGGAGCCCTAAGAGGGTGGGAAGGTTAAGAAGACTCCAAAACTGATGGATCTCAGTCCTCAAACACTCTAGGGATTAAAAGCTTCACTTACCACCACAGCTGTCAGGAAATGCAGCATCCTGGAATTATTATAGACACCTTCAAACACCTGTCGGTAACATCAGatggagaagaaataaagaagcagCCTGCAAACACCTCCTTTCTTTCTAAATGACTCTTGTTGGGCTGAACCACAATTCTTGTTAGCTCATTTGTCTATCTCTGCATCTACCATGTCTTATATTCCCATATGGTCGTTATTTAGTTCTTCCTATTTtttacaaggagaaaaaaaaggcacTCACAGGTGACTGTGGGGGTCCTTTTCCAGTACTCTGTCccctataagaaaaaaaaaaaaaaggttatttacTCCCAAAGCCACATATATCATGAAGTTGCTTAGTCAACAAGGTTTCCCAACTCTCATGTTAAAAAAGGAGTAGGCATTAAATGTTAATAAACACATTTCCTCCAAaagccagttaaaaaaaaaagaccccaatTAACAACGGCTGTCAATTGCTCTAAAAGCCAATACAACAGCCTTCTCACTTTCTTCAAGGGGCCAGGGTTGAATGCGTCCACGGACCAATGCCACAGTGTTCTAATAAGCAGTAACCCCCTCCAGACCGGAAAGGTGAAAAGCTCAGAGGTGCAGATGCACTGCTACTCAGCTCATGCACATCACCTCCCAAATGGAGCAAACCATTTTCGGCAACCTTAGGTCCCAAGCCCGGCGAGGAGGGGTATTTCCTCCACACTCCGCCCTTTCGCCGTCATTACTCATTCACCCAGTTACCCACACTGCAGGGGTCACCAATCGCCAGGTAACACTGCTCCTCGATGGCTGATGTAACCGGCGGTTGAGGAGGGCGGTGAGGGGGCCGTTGGCGGGGCCGGGGGACAGCGCAGCCGCAAAAGCCATCCACCGGGAGGCCTCGCCCGGTCTGCGCCTGCGCACTAAAGCCCACGGGCCTCTtcaaagcccccccccctcccgcgaaCACGACCCACTGCGCCTGCGTGTACCGCCGCTCTCGATCGCATTGACACACAACCCCGCGGAACTGTGAGCTCCGCTCCCGCCAACACCAGACGCACCTTTCCATGCACACTAGCCGCCCCAGCCCTACGCGCTACCGGGACGCGGGAATGCCCGGGTCACAAGACGGAGCATCCGCGCGCACGTAGTCGAagggcgggcgcgcgcgcgctGGAGGTTCCCAGCCCGCAGTCCTCCCAGCCGTCCCTCCTTCCGCGCCCCCGCCCACCCGGCTCCCCTCTTACTGGCCAGACCAGGAAGGGGGAGGTAGCAACCCGCTccaagtccctccctccccattggCCAAACTGTGGGCCGCGCGCCCCCCTCCATTGGCCAGAGCCGGGGACCCCTTCCCGCAGCTGGCACCTCATTGGCTGCAGCCGGGGACCGCGAGACCCTTCGTGGTAATGGAGCCGGGGACCCCGATCACCTCCTCACCCCCCCAATTCCCCGTGCCCGCGGTGCTGGCAGGACGCGCCCCGCCTCCCCACGGGGCCTCGTCCCGGGCTAGGCCCTCGGGAGCCGAGCGCGGCTCCGAGATCCCGGATGCGGCCAAGGACCCTTTCTCTCCAACCTGTTGGGACCCAAagggaaccccccccccagcttcctgGGGTTCCTCATTCCCGGCGCCCGCTGCaccgggccgggctgggggcgcGCCCCACCGGAACCGCGCCGCCGCCTCCAGCCCGCAGCCCGGCTCCCCCACCCGGAAGCCCGCCCTTCTCACCTGGCGCTGCCGATGGCGGCGGCCCCGGGCCTCTCCTGGTGCGGCGGCGGCGCTAAGATGCCTTCGGCTCCCCGGCGAAGCCCGCTCCCAGCCGCGGGCCCCAGGCACGGGGAGGCGACGACGGGAGGCCCCGGCGGAGCCGCGGTGACGGCCAGCGGCCCCGGGAGGCCGCCGTTGGGAGGGCTGGTGCCGCCGGGAGGCCGGCGGGCCACGGCCTGTTGCGTGGGGGGCGGCTGTGGGGGCTGAGAGGTCTGTTGTGGCGGCTGAGGCTTCAACATGATGGCAGCGTCCGGAAAGGGAAttaagagggaagggagggaaagagggggccGGGGTTGGAGCCGCGCCGGGGAGCGCGGGAAGCGGAGGGGATCGGGAGGCCGGGGACCCGCCgttggcgggcgggggggggaagccccGCGGAGCCGGGGATAGGTAGAGAAGACCGCGGCGCGAGGGAGCGCCGcgaggcggaaggggagggggggtctcGGGCCTgaggaaagcgagagagcgcgagtcGACCTGGCGCGCGTGCGCGTCgccgggaggagggcgggggaggagcgGGCCGGCGCTCTGCCGGGGGAGGGGCGCGAGGAGGGAGCGCGGCTTGAGGCGACCGGGCGGTTGGCTCCGGCAGGAGACGGGGAGAGGAGGAAGCCGGTGGACCTCGCGCTCCCGGCCCTTCAGCTAGGTAAGGAGCAGCGCGGGCGCTCAACGCGCGCCAAGTTTAGAGTCTCTGGGTCTCAAGCTGCCTTAGAGGCGGGCGGCGGCCGTCGCTTCACAATGAGCGTGTGTGAAACGCTAGGGGAGGAGCCGAAGCAGCGGAGAGGAAGATCCGGCGGCCACGCCCACACCTCCGGCGTAACGTCAGGATTCTTCCGCTGTGTGTGAGGTGAACGTCATAGCGTAAAGTTCTTCCGCCAAGAAAAAGACACCCCCCACTCCACAGTAACTGCTCATTTAGTTTGGTAGTAGGGCTCCAGAGGAGTTAGTCCTTTCACTTTTTCCGCTCTACATACAAATTTGGTGAGCATTAGTGATTCGCTTGAAGGTGCTTATCCTTCCACGTAAATCTGCGCCCATTTCTGAAGTGTGGCTTTTAAATCTAAATTGTTACTTGACCAGGCTTTAAAATGAGCCCTTGAAAAGGCagcagcaggctgggaatgtgacttagtggtagagtgcttgcctagcatgcatgaagccctgggttccattcctcagcaccatgtaaagaggaaaagctggaagtggccctgtggctcaaatggtagagtgctagccttaagcacaaagaagccaggggcagtgctcaggccctaagttcaagcctagccaaaaaagaaaagttcaagactagccaaaaaagacaaaacacaataaaatgtAGCAGCCTTGccaggcaccggtgactcacacctataatcctgctactcataaggctgagatctgaggattgccgttcatagccagtctgggcaggaaagtgtgggggactctcatcaccaattaaccactagaaaacgaagtggagctgtggctcaacaaaaagtggtaaagcgctagcctcgagcaaagagctcagggactatgcTCAGGCACTGACTGAGcttaagctccatgactgacaatacaaaaaactaaaggacagggcccaggccttgagttcaagccccagtacaggcatacGAAGCACACACACCCGCGACTGAAAGAGCAGCTTAATTGGTAGACTGCTTGACTAGCATaggtaaggccctgggttcaattaccagTACcccttgccacccccccccccgaaaaaaaaaatcccccagtTTTACAATTAAGGAAACCATTCAAAGCAGATGGAATattagctattgaggaggctgagatctgaaagacagattcaaagccagcctgtgcagtagGTTTGAGCTGCACTGAACTCCCTTTCCCACAACATACCATGCCCTTCCTCCACACTGCCTGCCCAACTGTCCATTCACAGAACATTCTCTTTTGGTCCtctactttttcattttcatgcTCCAATGTCCATTTTTCCAGGTGTCTTTTGTTACTGACTCCCTCCTTTTAGCTTCCAAACCATACTAAAATTAGCCAAAGAGTTAGGGGCAGCTAGAGTATGCAGTcagcatgcctgaggccctggctTAATCCTCAGCATAAATAAGAAACAACCTGCAGGtagtgcatacatgtatatagtcCCAGCTGTTTGTGAGGCTtcttcaaagcaagcctgggcattGTAGCAAGACTATCTCTAGTAATACTAGGGTTTGGATTCAagaaatgaactcagggccatcaCTTGGACTATCTCCAGCTTTCTgttagtttgg
This genomic stretch from Perognathus longimembris pacificus isolate PPM17 chromosome 23, ASM2315922v1, whole genome shotgun sequence harbors:
- the Atxn2l gene encoding ataxin-2-like protein isoform X1, whose protein sequence is MLKPQPPQQTSQPPQPPPTQQAVARRPPGGTSPPNGGLPGPLAVTAAPPGPPVVASPCLGPAAGSGLRRGAEGILAPPPHQERPGAAAIGSARGQSTGKGPPQSPVFEGVYNNSRMLHFLTAVVGSTCDVKVKNGTTYEGIFKTLSSKFELAVDAVHRKASEPAGGPRREDIVDTMVFKPSDVMLVHFRNVDFNYATKDKFTDSAIAMNSKVNGEHKEKVLQRWEGGDSNSDDYDLESDMSNGWDPNEMFKFNEENYGVKTTYDSSLSSYTVPLEKDNSEEFRQRELRAAQLAREIESSPQYRLRIAMENEDGRTEEEKHSAVQRQGSGRESPSLASREGKYIPLPQRVREGPRGGVRCSSSRGGRPGLSSLPPRGPHHLDNSSPGPGSETRGINGGPSRMSPKAQRPLRGGKTLSSPNSRPSGEASVPPPAAALPFLPVGRMYPPRSPKSAVPAPISTPCPEPPLGSAVATSAASIPVTSVVDPGAGSITPASPKISLTPTDVKEVPAKEPGRTLEPQDLARIAGKVSGLQNEQKRFQLEELRKFGAQFKLQPPSSPETSLDPFSPRILKEEAKGKEKEVDGLLTSESMGSPVSSKTESVSDKEDKPPLASAGGAEGSEQPPPPCPSQTGSPPVGLIKGDDKDEGPVAEQVKKSTLNPNAKEFNPTKPLLSVNKSTSTPTSPGPRTHSTPSIPVLTAGQSGLYSPQYISYIPQIHMGPAVQAPQMYPYPVSNSVPGQQGKYRGAKGSLPPQRSDQHQPASAPPMMQAAAAAGPPLVAATPYSSYIPYNPQQFPGQPAMMQPMAHYPSQPVFAPMLQSNQRMLTSGSHPPAIVSSSTPQYPSAEQPTPQALYATVHQSYPHHATQLHAHQPQPATTPTGSQPQSQHAAPSPVQHQAGQAPHLGSGQPQQNLYHPGALTGTPPSLPPGPSAQSPQSSFPQPAAVYAIHPHQQLPHGFTNMAHVTQAHVQTGVTAAPPPHPGAPHPPQVMLLHPTQGHGGPPQGAVPPSGVPALSASTPSPYPYIGHPQGEQPGQAPGFPGGADDRILCRVGRSHSRRRQGLAPGSVLCFPPSSLSCDPAAPLPTASPALSDPDCLLT
- the Atxn2l gene encoding ataxin-2-like protein isoform X8, yielding MAFAAALSPGPANGPLTALLNRRLHQPSRSSVTWRLVTPAVGQSTGKGPPQSPVFEGVYNNSRMLHFLTAVVGSTCDVKVKNGTTYEGIFKTLSSKFELAVDAVHRKASEPAGGPRREDIVDTMVFKPSDVMLVHFRNVDFNYATKDKFTDSAIAMNSKVNGEHKEKVLQRWEGGDSNSDDYDLESDMSNGWDPNEMFKFNEENYGVKTTYDSSLSSYTVPLEKDNSEEFRQRELRAAQLAREIESSPQYRLRIAMENEDGRTEEEKHSAVQRQGSGRESPSLASREGKYIPLPQRVREGPRGGVRCSSSRGGRPGLSSLPPRGPHHLDNSSPGPGSETRGINGGPSRMSPKAQRPLRGGKTLSSPNSRPSGEASVPPPAAALPFLPVGRMYPPRSPKSAVPAPISTPCPEPPLGSAVATSAASIPVTSVVDPGAGSITPASPKISLTPTDVKEVPAKEPGRTLEPQDLARIAGKVSGLQNEQKRFQLEELRKFGAQFKLQPPSSPETSLDPFSPRILKEEAKGKEKEVDGLLTSESMGSPVSSKTESVSDKEDKPPLASAGGAEGSEQPPPPCPSQTGSPPVGLIKGDDKDEGPVAEQVKKSTLNPNAKEFNPTKPLLSVNKSTSTPTSPGPRTHSTPSIPVLTAGQSGLYSPQYISYIPQIHMGPAVQAPQMYPYPVSNSVPGQQGKYRGAKGSLPPQRSDQHQPASAPPMMQAAAAAGPPLVAATPYSSYIPYNPQQFPGQPAMMQPMAHYPSQPVFAPMLQSNQRMLTSGSHPPAIVSSSTPQYPSAEQPTPQALYATVHQSYPHHATQLHAHQPQPATTPTGSQPQSQHAAPSPVQHQAGQAPHLGSGQPQQNLYHPGALTGTPPSLPPGPSAQSPQSSFPQPAAVYAIHPHQQLPHGFTNMAHVTQAHVQTGVTAAPPPHPGAPHPPQVMLLHPTQGHGGPPQGAVPPSGVPALSASTPSPYPYIGHPQGEQPGQAPGFPGGADDRILCRVGRSHSRRRQGLAPGSVLCFPPSSLSCDPAAPLPTASPALSDPDCLLT